A section of the Methanoculleus horonobensis genome encodes:
- a CDS encoding heavy metal translocating P-type ATPase, translating into MTEHEEGASCPRCRVGASHGQVVGRREIAVFGVSGILLIAGVIVGYFTPYPFAGTALLLAAAIISGYDVLKAGFLALIRLRFSIAVLISIAAAGAFLTGNPAEGATVLYLYAVAEFLEEYAAGRAERSIASLLDLTPQIARVRRDGGEVTIAVDDVGVGEIAIVRPGDTVPLDGIVVAGASSVDQAAITGESVPVAKEVGDAVYAGTRNVDGYLEARVTKPERESTIARVAALVAEAQSHTSPTEAFIERFSRYYTPAVILLAGLLVVVPPLAFGVPFLEAFYRALILLVIACPCALAISTPVSMVSGITTAAHNGVLIKGRDSLEAVGLARVVVFDKTGTLTTGRLEVDGVVGFGVPEAEVLAVAASLESRSGHPIAEAIRRRAEEEGAVLLDVEEFVSIAGRGVRGRIGGAAYALGSVALFAEPGDNAWQAAYDRLESEGKIVVLAGTASGVIGLIALSDVVKKDAETTVAALRARGIRTVMLTGDNERVGEAVARRIGIDECHAGLLPEDKVAMVEQLMDRYGLVVMVGDGVNDAPALARANVGVAMGAIGSDVAIEAAAIVVMEDDISRVAYLVALSEKTVSVVRQNVATALVVKLGIAALAVFGLVTLWMAVAFGDMGLSLAVIANALRIGRLDTGNPP; encoded by the coding sequence GTGACGGAGCATGAGGAGGGGGCGTCCTGCCCCCGCTGCCGGGTCGGGGCCTCTCACGGGCAGGTCGTCGGCCGCCGGGAGATTGCGGTCTTCGGGGTCTCGGGCATCCTCCTTATCGCAGGGGTGATTGTCGGGTACTTCACCCCGTATCCCTTCGCCGGGACGGCCCTGCTCCTCGCCGCCGCGATCATATCCGGCTATGATGTCCTGAAAGCCGGATTTCTCGCCCTCATCCGGCTCCGGTTCAGCATCGCCGTGCTCATATCCATCGCGGCGGCAGGGGCGTTCCTGACCGGAAACCCCGCCGAAGGGGCGACCGTGCTCTACCTCTACGCCGTCGCCGAGTTTCTGGAGGAGTACGCAGCCGGCAGAGCCGAACGCTCGATAGCGTCGCTTCTCGATCTCACGCCGCAGATCGCCCGGGTCAGGCGGGACGGCGGCGAGGTGACCATTGCGGTCGACGACGTCGGCGTCGGGGAGATCGCGATCGTAAGACCGGGTGACACCGTTCCACTCGACGGCATCGTCGTTGCCGGCGCCTCATCGGTCGACCAGGCGGCGATCACCGGGGAGAGCGTCCCGGTGGCAAAGGAGGTCGGGGACGCCGTCTACGCCGGGACGCGGAACGTCGACGGGTACCTCGAAGCCCGGGTGACGAAACCGGAACGAGAGAGCACGATTGCCCGGGTCGCCGCCCTGGTCGCGGAGGCCCAGTCCCACACCTCTCCCACCGAAGCGTTCATCGAGCGGTTCTCCCGCTACTACACGCCGGCGGTCATCCTCCTCGCCGGCCTCCTCGTCGTCGTCCCGCCGCTCGCCTTCGGCGTCCCGTTCCTCGAAGCGTTCTACCGGGCGCTGATCCTGCTCGTCATCGCCTGCCCCTGTGCACTCGCGATCTCCACCCCGGTCTCGATGGTCTCGGGGATCACGACCGCGGCGCATAACGGCGTGCTGATCAAGGGCAGGGACTCGCTCGAGGCCGTGGGGCTTGCCCGGGTGGTCGTCTTCGACAAGACCGGGACGCTCACGACCGGGAGGCTCGAGGTGGACGGCGTGGTCGGGTTCGGGGTTCCGGAGGCGGAGGTGCTCGCCGTCGCCGCGTCGCTCGAGTCACGCTCCGGCCACCCGATCGCGGAGGCGATCCGACGGCGGGCGGAGGAGGAGGGCGCCGTCCTCTTGGACGTCGAGGAGTTCGTCTCGATCGCGGGGAGAGGCGTCCGGGGGAGGATCGGCGGTGCGGCCTACGCCCTCGGGAGCGTTGCGCTCTTCGCCGAACCCGGGGACAACGCATGGCAGGCGGCGTACGACCGGCTGGAGAGCGAGGGGAAGATCGTCGTCCTCGCCGGCACCGCCTCAGGGGTGATCGGGCTCATCGCTCTCTCGGACGTAGTGAAGAAGGATGCAGAAACGACGGTTGCCGCTCTTCGGGCGCGGGGCATCAGGACGGTGATGCTCACCGGGGACAACGAACGTGTCGGGGAGGCGGTAGCCCGCCGCATCGGGATCGACGAGTGCCATGCCGGGCTCCTGCCGGAGGATAAGGTGGCGATGGTCGAGCAGCTGATGGACCGCTACGGGCTCGTGGTGATGGTCGGGGACGGCGTGAACGACGCGCCGGCGCTTGCACGGGCGAACGTCGGGGTCGCGATGGGGGCGATTGGCTCGGACGTCGCGATCGAGGCGGCCGCTATCGTTGTGATGGAGGACGATATCTCGAGGGTCGCCTACCTCGTCGCCCTCTCGGAGAAGACGGTCTCGGTCGTCCGGCAGAACGTCGCAACGGCGCTCGTGGTGAAACTCGGCATCGCCGCACTCGCGGTCTTCGGGCTGGTCACCCTCTGGATGGCGGTGGCGTTCGGGGACATGGGGCTCTCGCTTGCGGTCATCGCAAACGCACTCAGGATAGGCCGGCTGGATACCGGCAACCCTCCATGA
- a CDS encoding sensor histidine kinase, whose protein sequence is MQSNSMRRDPSAHAARSGAESRWGRIEQGAAESGIWRSFIVLTVLLAGLAATSLYSYLLFHTIAEFVAIAIATGVFIVAWNARTMRENGYLLVAGTGLLFVAGIELVHTLAYDGMGIFAGYDANLPTQLWIASRYLLAGTLLAAPLLLRRNPGPREVFAAFAGVTVLLFLSIFVVPVFPDCYIVGSGLTPFKIWSEYIIAALLALGAVAVYRVRNAFSPRVVAHLLAAVLVLIASELAFTLYISVYGLSNMIGHLLMVLSFGLIYVAFVETGIRQPYALVFTGLKSSEERLRREKNRLAQYLDIAGALFVVIDRGGQVALINRRASEVLGCPADAAVGEPWTERFIPPTERERCRALFTELMQGEIGVNERVRMPVATVDGGERIIAWHNTVLRDGNGAVCGILSSGEDITEQQYAEAALARANAKLNLLSGITRHDILNQITVARAYIEFAGEDNENPGLQTCLERAHAAVGEIQKQIEFSRDYQDMGLKEPAWQRPESLIRESVAELTLPPDLRVLTDLGNFEIYADPMVKKVFYNLIDNAVRHGGEVTEIRFSCEKAGQDLTIACEDDGTGIVDDEKEAIFRETYKRRHSHGLFLVSEILGITGMTIRETGVFGKGARFEITVPNGGWRAEGERE, encoded by the coding sequence ATGCAAAGCAACTCAATGCGAAGAGATCCGTCGGCACATGCAGCCCGGAGCGGAGCGGAGAGCCGGTGGGGCCGCATAGAACAGGGGGCCGCGGAATCCGGCATCTGGCGATCGTTCATCGTCCTTACGGTGCTTCTGGCCGGTCTCGCGGCGACGAGCCTGTACAGTTACCTCCTCTTCCACACGATCGCTGAATTCGTTGCCATCGCGATCGCGACGGGCGTCTTCATCGTGGCGTGGAATGCCCGGACGATGCGGGAGAACGGCTACCTGCTGGTCGCCGGCACCGGGCTGCTCTTCGTGGCCGGCATCGAACTGGTCCACACCCTCGCGTATGACGGCATGGGGATCTTCGCCGGCTACGACGCAAACCTCCCGACGCAGCTCTGGATCGCCTCGCGCTACCTCCTCGCCGGGACGCTGCTTGCCGCGCCTCTCCTGCTCCGGAGAAACCCCGGTCCCCGGGAGGTGTTCGCCGCGTTTGCCGGGGTCACCGTGCTCCTGTTCCTCTCGATCTTCGTCGTCCCGGTCTTTCCCGACTGCTACATCGTGGGTTCGGGGCTGACGCCGTTCAAGATCTGGAGCGAGTATATTATAGCGGCGCTGCTCGCCCTCGGGGCGGTCGCCGTCTACCGGGTGCGAAATGCATTCTCGCCCCGGGTGGTGGCCCACCTGCTCGCGGCCGTCCTCGTGCTGATCGCCTCGGAGCTTGCCTTTACGCTCTATATCAGCGTCTACGGGCTTTCAAACATGATCGGCCACCTCCTGATGGTGCTCTCGTTCGGGCTCATCTACGTTGCGTTCGTCGAGACCGGGATCCGGCAGCCCTACGCGCTGGTCTTTACCGGCCTGAAATCGAGCGAGGAGCGGCTCAGGCGGGAGAAGAACCGTCTCGCGCAGTACCTGGATATTGCCGGAGCCCTCTTCGTCGTCATCGACAGAGGCGGGCAGGTCGCCTTGATCAACCGCCGGGCGTCCGAGGTTCTCGGCTGCCCGGCGGATGCGGCCGTTGGCGAGCCCTGGACCGAGCGGTTCATCCCGCCGACCGAGCGGGAGCGCTGCCGTGCGCTCTTCACGGAACTGATGCAGGGCGAGATCGGGGTGAACGAGCGCGTGAGGATGCCGGTCGCCACCGTAGATGGCGGCGAGCGAATCATCGCGTGGCACAACACCGTGCTCCGTGACGGGAACGGCGCTGTCTGCGGGATCCTGAGTTCCGGAGAGGACATCACCGAGCAGCAGTATGCCGAGGCGGCGCTTGCCCGGGCGAACGCGAAACTAAACCTTCTCTCCGGGATCACCCGCCACGACATCCTCAACCAGATCACCGTCGCACGCGCCTACATCGAGTTTGCCGGGGAGGATAACGAGAATCCCGGGCTCCAGACCTGTCTGGAGCGTGCTCACGCCGCCGTCGGCGAGATCCAGAAGCAGATCGAGTTCAGCCGGGACTACCAGGACATGGGCCTGAAGGAGCCCGCCTGGCAGCGGCCGGAGTCCCTCATCCGGGAGAGCGTCGCGGAACTCACCCTCCCGCCGGATCTCCGGGTTCTGACAGATCTCGGGAACTTTGAGATCTATGCGGACCCTATGGTGAAGAAGGTCTTTTACAACCTCATCGACAACGCCGTCCGCCACGGCGGAGAGGTGACGGAGATCCGGTTCTCGTGCGAGAAGGCCGGGCAGGATCTCACGATCGCCTGCGAGGACGACGGCACCGGCATCGTTGACGACGAAAAGGAGGCGATCTTCCGCGAGACCTATAAACGGCGGCACAGCCACGGGCTCTTCCTGGTCTCGGAGATCCTCGGGATCACCGGGATGACGATCCGGGAGACCGGTGTCTTCGGGAAGGGGGCGCGGTTCGAGATCACCGTGCCGAACGGGGGATGGCGGGCAGAGGGCGAGAGAGAATAG
- a CDS encoding DUF7490 domain-containing protein, whose translation MRRLFGAAAVAVLLVLVLAAGCMSSQPPAGYVTIRSVDVSIPDGQPPSNVTRVVAVPYLDAVYDDVDGVDLQVIAKEAGTDIVVEETVLSIGTLTSGKTTKKEITLTLENGRGYDIWVTIWQDGRMRESGSVNVFLPDRTVATQRLAYSLLTVSAIDVMTPEIDADPITLEIITGIANSGGSSGNLMMEIRAVNLQTGITAVRESRPLGTIPGDLGVEKRVSITVPNGYDYEIRIRLVEDGAAFATSTGRITLAPQPQVILADGSVLSPTRSTSPVALPFPTPAPTPGKPSSAQVGQFRVQSSGAPTPTYSPGFEAALAAAGLFGAGIAVLARRRR comes from the coding sequence ATGAGAAGGTTATTCGGTGCGGCAGCGGTCGCCGTGCTCCTTGTCCTGGTGCTCGCGGCGGGATGCATGTCATCCCAGCCACCGGCAGGCTATGTGACGATTCGGAGCGTCGATGTCAGCATCCCGGACGGCCAGCCGCCGTCGAACGTCACCCGGGTCGTTGCGGTCCCCTACCTCGACGCGGTCTACGACGACGTCGACGGCGTCGACCTGCAGGTCATTGCAAAAGAGGCAGGGACGGATATCGTCGTCGAGGAGACGGTTCTCTCCATCGGCACCCTGACATCGGGGAAGACCACGAAGAAAGAGATCACGCTCACGCTCGAGAACGGCCGGGGTTACGATATCTGGGTGACGATCTGGCAGGACGGGCGTATGCGGGAGTCGGGTTCGGTGAACGTCTTCCTCCCCGACAGGACGGTCGCTACGCAACGACTGGCCTACTCGCTCCTCACCGTCTCCGCGATCGACGTCATGACCCCCGAGATCGACGCCGACCCGATCACGCTCGAGATCATCACCGGGATCGCAAACAGCGGCGGTTCTTCCGGGAACCTCATGATGGAGATCCGGGCGGTCAACCTCCAGACGGGGATCACGGCCGTCCGCGAGTCCCGGCCGCTCGGGACGATCCCCGGTGACCTGGGCGTCGAAAAAAGGGTGAGCATCACGGTGCCGAACGGCTACGATTACGAGATCCGCATCCGGCTCGTCGAGGACGGCGCGGCCTTCGCGACCAGCACCGGCCGGATCACCCTGGCCCCACAGCCGCAGGTGATCCTCGCCGACGGTTCGGTCCTCAGCCCCACGAGGAGCACGTCGCCGGTCGCTCTCCCGTTTCCGACCCCGGCCCCGACTCCGGGGAAGCCGTCCTCCGCGCAGGTAGGCCAGTTCCGGGTGCAGAGCAGCGGTGCGCCGACGCCGACGTACTCACCCGGGTTTGAGGCCGCACTTGCCGCCGCCGGGCTCTTCGGTGCCGGAATCGCGGTGCTTGCGAGGCGGAGGAGGTAG
- a CDS encoding PAS domain S-box protein, with amino-acid sequence MPSPDFTAPAPEKRDLPADEAVPCRIWTRGPNGVAPALRKTTFEWRSDSAWADNLHPEDAGRVLARWERCSDAGLLRRCDYRIRDAGGGYRTIASRGIPVRDGAGRIVLWAGVDLDVTGRDEPCWQTKELCTLSAVARAIEGCADADVVFRETAALLPGGFRHPELVSVRIEPGTAVPEPGRIVAGIDAGERSPAYLVVECRKRPEGSDDPFVPQEHALVRAVAAMLGVAIAPAHTPAASTGHQYRLLFDQMPDAGLLLEILRDASENPAGFRIVWINRKAAESLGRPQEEVVGEDLPKAVPAIGTTALDLFYQVAATGRTVYREVSTPETGSFYELKVYRPQYDLLVVIAEDVTERRRAEEMLREQRIALDNRVRELATLYAVSGVIERPGNSVEEVLRDVAVILPAGWLHPEDAAARIVVDGREYRSAGFVESPWRQESPIVVQGRIAGRVEVCYRHPRPEDDGALFLVGERRLIDAVAGRLGRVIERMRANKDIGRSEEKYRLLFERMLESYTLYEVIRDDEGNPVDYRISELNEKAAEVFDRSREELVGQRLFDIFPAIREGARALYGEVAETGLPVQRRLQEPRTGRWYDLQIYRPRAGMLAVTGQEITEQKKAELALRKSEERFRGIFEQAGTGIALIDPDGRIMEANPALVRMFGYDEDELYRMRSYDLIYPPDREEAGSLHQETVLRKGIRREKRYLTKDGRIVWGRLTTSLLHDSGEGGLVIAMLEDITDWREMQNALGESEERFRQIAQRSFDMIYTCYHDRGITYISPAVARILGYTPDELIGRRCQDYVAPSSLPVWEEGREKIARGEPVEGLEVEFRRKDGSVAFLELNESPIVEEGLVVGVQIVGRDVSERVRYEDMRLQAFYQIEQNIEQFAVLADHIRLPLQVILGMADLADDEAMSEKIREQVDRINAIVRQLDEGWVESRDIREFLRRNELV; translated from the coding sequence ATGCCGTCACCAGACTTCACCGCGCCCGCCCCGGAAAAACGGGATCTGCCTGCCGACGAGGCAGTCCCCTGCAGGATCTGGACCCGCGGGCCCAACGGCGTGGCGCCTGCTCTCCGGAAGACGACGTTCGAATGGCGTTCTGATTCCGCATGGGCGGACAACCTCCATCCGGAGGACGCCGGGAGGGTGCTCGCCCGGTGGGAACGCTGCAGCGATGCCGGTCTTTTGCGGAGATGCGACTACCGGATCCGGGATGCTGGCGGCGGCTATCGCACCATCGCGAGCAGGGGCATCCCGGTCAGGGACGGCGCGGGCAGGATCGTACTCTGGGCGGGGGTCGACCTCGACGTCACCGGCCGGGACGAACCCTGCTGGCAGACGAAGGAACTCTGCACCCTCTCCGCGGTCGCCCGCGCGATAGAAGGCTGCGCCGATGCCGACGTGGTCTTCCGGGAGACGGCCGCTCTTCTACCCGGCGGCTTCCGCCACCCTGAGCTGGTCTCGGTGCGGATAGAGCCCGGAACCGCCGTTCCCGAACCCGGGAGGATTGTTGCCGGGATTGATGCGGGAGAACGTTCACCCGCATACCTCGTGGTTGAGTGCCGGAAGAGGCCGGAAGGGAGCGACGACCCATTTGTGCCGCAGGAGCACGCCCTCGTCCGTGCCGTCGCCGCGATGCTCGGGGTGGCCATCGCACCGGCACACACTCCTGCTGCATCAACCGGGCACCAGTACCGCCTCCTCTTCGACCAGATGCCGGACGCCGGCCTCCTTCTTGAGATACTCCGCGACGCTTCAGAGAACCCTGCCGGCTTCCGGATCGTCTGGATCAACCGCAAAGCCGCCGAAAGCCTCGGGCGTCCGCAGGAAGAGGTCGTCGGAGAAGACCTTCCGAAGGCCGTTCCGGCGATCGGCACCACTGCGCTCGACCTCTTCTACCAGGTTGCCGCAACCGGGAGGACGGTGTACCGCGAGGTCTCAACCCCCGAAACCGGCTCATTTTACGAACTGAAGGTGTACCGGCCGCAGTACGACCTGCTCGTCGTCATCGCGGAAGACGTCACGGAACGGCGCAGGGCCGAAGAGATGTTGCGGGAGCAGCGGATCGCTCTGGACAACCGGGTGAGGGAACTTGCGACGCTGTATGCCGTGAGCGGTGTCATCGAGCGGCCGGGGAACTCGGTCGAGGAGGTTCTCCGCGATGTTGCCGTCATCCTTCCGGCCGGCTGGCTCCATCCGGAAGATGCCGCCGCCCGCATCGTGGTCGACGGCCGGGAATACCGGTCGGCCGGATTTGTCGAGAGCCCCTGGCGCCAGGAGAGCCCGATCGTCGTCCAGGGAAGGATAGCCGGGAGGGTGGAGGTCTGCTACCGCCACCCGCGGCCCGAAGACGACGGTGCGCTGTTTCTCGTCGGTGAACGCCGCCTGATCGACGCCGTTGCCGGGCGGCTCGGCCGGGTCATCGAGCGGATGCGGGCGAACAAGGATATCGGGAGGAGCGAGGAGAAGTACCGCCTTCTCTTTGAGCGGATGCTCGAGAGTTACACCCTCTACGAGGTTATCCGGGACGACGAAGGGAACCCTGTCGATTACCGTATCAGCGAGCTGAACGAGAAAGCGGCCGAGGTATTCGACCGCAGCCGGGAAGAACTGGTCGGGCAGCGACTCTTCGATATCTTCCCGGCGATCCGCGAGGGTGCCCGTGCTCTCTACGGAGAGGTCGCAGAGACCGGTCTCCCGGTGCAGCGGCGGCTGCAGGAGCCGAGAACCGGACGGTGGTACGACCTGCAGATCTACCGGCCGCGGGCCGGAATGCTGGCCGTCACGGGTCAGGAGATCACCGAGCAGAAGAAGGCGGAACTTGCCCTGCGGAAGAGCGAAGAGCGGTTCCGGGGGATCTTCGAGCAGGCGGGCACCGGGATCGCGCTCATCGACCCGGACGGGCGGATCATGGAGGCGAACCCGGCGCTCGTGCGCATGTTCGGCTACGATGAGGACGAACTGTATCGTATGCGGTCGTACGACCTGATCTACCCCCCCGACCGGGAGGAGGCCGGTTCTCTCCACCAGGAGACCGTCCTGAGGAAGGGCATCCGCCGGGAGAAGCGCTACCTGACGAAGGACGGCAGGATCGTCTGGGGGCGGCTGACCACGTCGCTGCTTCACGACTCCGGAGAGGGAGGCCTGGTCATCGCGATGCTGGAGGACATCACCGACTGGCGGGAGATGCAGAACGCTCTCGGGGAGAGCGAGGAGCGGTTCCGCCAGATTGCGCAGCGGAGTTTTGATATGATCTACACCTGCTACCATGACCGGGGGATCACCTACATCTCCCCGGCGGTGGCCCGCATCCTCGGGTATACCCCCGATGAACTGATCGGCCGCAGGTGTCAAGACTATGTCGCCCCCTCGTCCCTCCCCGTCTGGGAGGAGGGACGGGAGAAGATCGCCCGGGGCGAACCGGTCGAGGGGCTTGAGGTCGAGTTCCGCCGCAAAGACGGGTCGGTGGCGTTCCTCGAACTGAACGAGTCTCCGATCGTGGAGGAGGGCCTCGTTGTGGGCGTGCAGATCGTTGGTCGGGACGTCTCGGAGCGGGTGCGCTACGAGGATATGCGGCTGCAGGCGTTCTACCAGATCGAGCAGAATATCGAACAGTTTGCAGTTCTCGCGGATCATATCCGGCTGCCTTTGCAGGTGATCCTGGGCATGGCCGATCTTGCCGACGATGAGGCGATGTCGGAAAAGATCCGGGAGCAGGTTGACCGGATCAACGCGATCGTCAGACAGCTCGACGAGGGCTGGGTCGAGTCCCGCGACATCCGGGAGTTTCTGCGGAGGAATGAACTGGTGTAA
- a CDS encoding PGF-CTERM sorting domain-containing protein, whose translation MFPSAAKPSYTPAPQSLPLKTAAPLPGFGAAVAAAGLLIAARHLRKQ comes from the coding sequence ATCTTTCCTTCGGCCGCGAAACCCTCATATACCCCGGCACCCCAGTCTCTTCCATTAAAAACGGCAGCCCCGCTCCCCGGATTCGGTGCGGCGGTCGCGGCCGCGGGACTGCTGATTGCCGCGAGACACCTCAGGAAGCAGTGA
- a CDS encoding cupin domain-containing protein, protein MHRIAALLFVCILLSAGCLGADESSVGAGLSLIAPVDPIPIFDGQATYAGIIGVETPQIQTNYSMGFVAITPGNMTPPHRLIGTAELVYVLGGTAEIRCDNETVTAREGETVLLPEGVLQSIAPAGDTDLTYFTVSQPAYTAEIEISGDELDAVDVKTDCAPFVVADPREGIEWSLESGVAVYTLINPVLMNETAIPVGYSLAYAELLPGGYLGYDGINGSSDLLYVIEGEIEVATPGGETIRVPAGSAAYVRPDQVKETRNVADSTTRLLSLIDPAWTPEKTVLFE, encoded by the coding sequence ATGCATCGAATTGCTGCTCTTCTCTTTGTCTGTATTCTCCTCTCCGCCGGATGCCTCGGCGCGGACGAGTCTTCGGTGGGGGCGGGTCTCAGCCTGATCGCCCCGGTTGACCCGATACCCATATTCGACGGCCAGGCAACCTACGCCGGGATCATCGGTGTGGAGACGCCGCAGATCCAGACGAACTACAGCATGGGCTTCGTTGCCATCACACCGGGCAACATGACGCCGCCGCACCGCCTGATCGGGACGGCGGAACTCGTCTACGTGCTCGGCGGTACGGCGGAGATCCGTTGCGACAACGAGACGGTGACCGCCCGCGAGGGAGAGACCGTGCTCCTGCCGGAAGGGGTGCTGCAGTCGATAGCCCCGGCCGGGGATACCGATCTCACTTACTTCACCGTGAGCCAGCCGGCCTACACGGCCGAGATCGAGATCTCGGGGGACGAGCTCGATGCGGTCGACGTGAAGACGGACTGTGCGCCGTTCGTCGTCGCCGATCCCCGTGAAGGGATCGAGTGGAGCCTCGAATCCGGCGTGGCGGTCTACACCCTCATCAACCCGGTGCTGATGAACGAGACGGCGATCCCGGTCGGCTACAGCCTCGCATACGCTGAACTCCTCCCGGGCGGGTATCTTGGATATGACGGTATCAACGGCTCTTCCGACCTCCTCTACGTGATCGAGGGCGAGATAGAGGTTGCCACGCCCGGCGGAGAGACGATACGGGTTCCTGCAGGGAGTGCTGCCTATGTCCGGCCCGACCAGGTGAAAGAGACCCGGAACGTCGCGGACTCGACGACGAGACTCCTCTCGCTCATCGACCCGGCGTGGACACCGGAGAAGACTGTCCTCTTTGAGTAG
- a CDS encoding DUF5671 domain-containing protein, with protein sequence MAPEGLTAWRVYLYAVSFITLIVAILGAVNLIAIGIEVFVYPAPQPYPVPQYYPELPGSVAQVVVGLIVWGYHWMLLKKEH encoded by the coding sequence ATGGCACCGGAGGGCCTCACCGCGTGGAGGGTTTACCTCTACGCCGTCTCGTTCATCACGCTCATCGTCGCGATCCTGGGTGCCGTGAACCTCATCGCGATCGGGATCGAGGTCTTCGTCTACCCGGCCCCCCAGCCCTACCCGGTGCCGCAGTACTACCCCGAACTCCCCGGGAGCGTGGCGCAGGTCGTTGTGGGGCTCATCGTCTGGGGTTACCACTGGATGCTGCTTAAAAAAGAGCACTGA